A genomic segment from Flavobacterium inviolabile encodes:
- the rsgA gene encoding ribosome small subunit-dependent GTPase A, whose product MTGVVYKSTGSWYSVKTEDNQVFECRIKGKFRMKGIKSTNPIAVGDVVDFELDNSTDEIAGVIHNIHDRKNYIVRKSVNLSKQTHIIAANIDMVFLLVTINNPPTTTSFIDRFLVTAEAYGIEAVLLFNKIDTYDEATLDEQLYLQYVYSNIGYKCLRISSTEGKGIEELKSLMKDKVSMFSGHSGVGKSTLVNALEPTLNLKTKAISDQHQQGQHTTTFAEMFELSFGARIIDTPGIRGFGIVDMEKQEIGNYFPEFFALKDQCKFNNCLHKEEPHCAVKDALENDEIAWSRYKSYIQILEGEDEHYRTDIYGEGKAKDTE is encoded by the coding sequence ATGACAGGAGTTGTTTATAAATCTACAGGAAGTTGGTACAGCGTTAAAACCGAAGATAATCAGGTTTTTGAATGCCGTATAAAAGGTAAATTCCGAATGAAAGGTATTAAGAGTACCAATCCTATTGCAGTGGGTGATGTTGTTGATTTTGAGTTGGACAATTCCACCGATGAAATTGCCGGTGTTATTCACAATATACACGACCGGAAAAATTATATTGTCCGCAAATCGGTTAATCTGTCGAAGCAGACGCACATTATCGCGGCGAATATCGATATGGTTTTTCTTTTGGTGACAATTAATAATCCGCCAACCACAACCAGTTTTATCGATCGTTTTCTGGTAACAGCGGAAGCTTACGGAATTGAAGCGGTGTTGCTGTTCAATAAAATCGATACTTACGATGAGGCAACGCTGGACGAGCAATTGTATCTGCAATATGTTTATTCTAATATCGGTTACAAATGCCTGCGTATTTCTTCAACTGAAGGTAAAGGGATTGAAGAACTAAAAAGCCTGATGAAAGATAAGGTATCCATGTTCTCCGGACATTCGGGTGTGGGGAAATCAACACTGGTTAATGCTCTGGAGCCTACTTTGAATTTAAAAACCAAAGCAATATCCGATCAGCATCAGCAGGGACAGCATACGACCACTTTTGCAGAAATGTTCGAACTTTCTTTCGGAGCCCGCATCATCGATACGCCGGGCATCAGGGGATTTGGAATTGTAGACATGGAAAAACAGGAAATAGGAAACTACTTTCCGGAATTCTTTGCGTTAAAAGACCAGTGTAAATTCAATAACTGCCTGCATAAAGAAGAACCGCATTGTGCGGTTAAAGATGCTCTGGAAAATGACGAAATAGCCTGGTCGCGTTATAAAAGTTATATCCAGATTCTGGAAGGAGAAGACGAACATTACCGAACGGATATTTACGGCGAAGGAAAAGCAAAAGATACCGAATAA
- the dtd gene encoding D-aminoacyl-tRNA deacylase: protein MKAVIQRVSEASVTIDGKITAEIQKGLLVLIGIEDADGADDIQWLTSKIANLRIFGDENEVMNLSVKDVDGAMIVVSQFTLHAQTKKGNRPSYIKASKPDVAIPLYEGFVRQMETELGKKIQTGEFGADMKVRLLNDGPVTIIIDTKNKE, encoded by the coding sequence TTGAAAGCAGTAATACAAAGGGTTTCGGAAGCTTCGGTAACCATAGACGGAAAAATTACCGCCGAAATTCAAAAAGGACTATTGGTGTTAATAGGAATAGAAGATGCCGACGGAGCAGACGACATACAATGGCTGACTTCTAAAATAGCGAATCTCCGCATTTTTGGCGACGAAAATGAGGTGATGAATTTATCCGTGAAAGATGTTGATGGCGCGATGATCGTGGTAAGTCAGTTTACCTTACATGCCCAGACCAAAAAAGGCAATCGCCCGTCGTATATTAAAGCGTCAAAACCCGATGTTGCCATACCGCTTTATGAAGGTTTTGTGCGCCAGATGGAGACAGAACTCGGTAAAAAAATCCAGACCGGTGAATTCGGTGCCGATATGAAAGTCCGCTTGTTAAACGACGGGCCGGTAACGATCATTATTGATACGAAGAATAAAGAATAA
- a CDS encoding DUF3857 domain-containing protein, giving the protein MRRKLLFFYALICVVAGSYGQTRMLGRVSAEELQQKRHLKDTSAAAAVVFKKGLTTFKVGTDSKWYVYTEVQERIKIYKKEGYGYANKQVPYYNNEGAGEKVVFENAFTYNLVDGKIEKTKLNKEGEFKEKFNENWDIKKIVMPAVKEGSVVEYQYTIVSPFITDLRDWDFQYSIPADFVTYQINIPSHLVYNQIITGSTTINKESAVASSLNGDYAETKLTYTVKDILAIKEEKYVNNIKNYISSLKFELVAASNKLGSKSFAQNWNDVAKNIYEDTDFGRQLNLKSYFEEELGLVLKGAVDKDEKMKTVFDFVRQRMVWNEKNGYLCRDGVKTAFKNKAGNVAEINLMLTAMLRYAGLDANPVLVSTRNNGIAPFPSRTAFNYVIAAVKTADKTIFLDATDKNAEPDIIPFRAINWVGRIIRADESSEEVELMPKFKSRENSMIMAELNKEGVLSGKIRKQYQGYNAFEFKGDYGGFTKEKRIENIEKKYDGIELGDYSVVYPADFSKPVTEDYSFSHSNMIEAIGDRLYFAPLLFLAMNDNPFKLEKRQYPIDFIYPFQWKYVVSIKVPEGYVVESLPKSATITMEEQIGTFKYDIVDNDRQLQLMVLFDINYANIPESYYDNLKGFFNEVIKKQTEKIVLKKS; this is encoded by the coding sequence ATGAGAAGAAAATTACTATTTTTTTATGCTCTGATTTGTGTGGTAGCCGGCAGCTATGGCCAGACACGAATGCTGGGCAGGGTTTCTGCCGAAGAATTGCAGCAGAAAAGGCATCTTAAAGATACCAGTGCTGCCGCTGCAGTCGTGTTTAAAAAAGGGCTGACAACATTTAAAGTAGGTACCGACTCCAAATGGTATGTCTATACGGAAGTACAGGAAAGGATCAAGATCTATAAAAAAGAAGGTTATGGCTATGCAAACAAGCAGGTGCCGTATTACAATAATGAGGGAGCCGGTGAAAAAGTAGTCTTCGAAAATGCTTTTACCTACAATTTAGTGGATGGCAAAATAGAAAAAACAAAACTGAATAAAGAAGGGGAGTTTAAAGAAAAGTTCAACGAAAACTGGGATATTAAAAAGATTGTTATGCCTGCCGTAAAGGAAGGCTCGGTCGTGGAATATCAGTATACGATTGTTTCTCCGTTTATTACAGATTTACGGGACTGGGACTTTCAATATTCCATCCCGGCAGATTTTGTGACCTACCAGATCAATATTCCAAGCCATCTGGTCTATAATCAGATCATTACCGGATCAACAACCATCAATAAGGAATCGGCTGTGGCAAGTAGTCTGAACGGAGATTATGCGGAAACAAAGCTAACCTATACCGTAAAAGATATTCTTGCCATCAAAGAAGAAAAATATGTGAACAATATCAAAAACTATATTTCAAGCTTAAAATTTGAGTTGGTAGCAGCCAGTAATAAACTGGGAAGTAAATCCTTTGCTCAGAACTGGAATGATGTAGCGAAGAATATATATGAGGATACCGATTTCGGAAGACAGCTGAATCTTAAATCCTATTTTGAAGAAGAACTGGGGCTGGTTTTAAAAGGAGCCGTAGATAAGGATGAAAAAATGAAAACGGTCTTTGATTTTGTCAGGCAAAGAATGGTCTGGAATGAAAAAAACGGTTACCTGTGCCGGGATGGTGTAAAAACAGCCTTTAAGAATAAAGCGGGTAATGTGGCCGAGATTAACTTAATGCTCACGGCAATGTTGCGGTATGCTGGATTGGATGCCAATCCTGTTTTGGTCAGTACCAGGAATAATGGTATTGCCCCGTTTCCTTCCCGTACCGCTTTTAATTATGTTATTGCCGCCGTTAAAACTGCAGATAAAACCATTTTTCTGGATGCAACAGATAAAAATGCCGAACCGGATATTATCCCTTTCAGGGCAATAAACTGGGTAGGCAGAATAATCAGAGCAGATGAAAGTTCGGAAGAAGTAGAGCTGATGCCGAAATTTAAATCCAGAGAAAACAGTATGATAATGGCCGAGCTGAATAAGGAAGGCGTGCTTTCAGGCAAGATCCGAAAACAATACCAGGGCTATAATGCTTTTGAATTTAAAGGAGATTATGGCGGTTTTACAAAAGAGAAAAGGATTGAAAATATCGAGAAAAAGTACGACGGAATCGAATTGGGGGACTACTCGGTAGTGTATCCTGCAGATTTCTCTAAACCGGTAACCGAAGATTATTCGTTTTCGCATAGCAATATGATTGAGGCAATTGGCGACAGATTGTATTTTGCGCCGCTATTGTTTCTGGCAATGAACGACAATCCTTTTAAACTGGAAAAAAGACAATATCCGATTGATTTTATTTATCCTTTTCAGTGGAAATATGTAGTCAGTATCAAAGTTCCGGAAGGTTATGTGGTTGAATCGTTGCCAAAATCGGCGACCATTACGATGGAAGAGCAAATAGGAACTTTTAAATACGATATTGTTGACAATGACCGGCAACTGCAACTCATGGTGTTGTTTGATATTAATTATGCCAATATACCGGAATCGTATTATGATAACCTGAAAGGTTTTTTTAATGAGGTCATTAAGAAGCAGACAGAAAAAATTGTACTTAAAAAAAGCTGA
- a CDS encoding DUF3857 domain-containing protein, with the protein MMNSKTKYTVLLILFCSLWAFAQEAVVIPDSLRENANAIVKTDKTLIQVLSVRNMLISKKKTVIVLNEQGLSSIEGDLYYDNSTKIKNVEAIIYDKSGKEIKKLKRKDFFDHSVADGFSVFSDNRALTLNYVATEYPFTIELNSETETSNTGFVTTWYPITGYGQSLMKSEYRITYPYDLKLKYKEYNLDKFKAVKTAKGTELVFVLENVPALKYEEYAPGFTKLIPYVRFGFGKFSLEGTDGVADNWKDFGLWMNDKLLQDVQELPLETQNTIKKLVENEKSPIEKAKKIYRYVQDKTRYVSIQVGIGGWKPMKAADVDRLGYGDCKALSNYTKSLLNVVGIPSYYTVIYGGKEKENLQNDLVSIQGNHAILTVPDNGQYYFLECTSQVYPFAYQGKFTDDRYALIVKPDGGELVKTNDIPDKDNAQQSKGRYTIDPEGNFSGEIAIRSGGTQYENKYLMERKSKEDQERFYKHYFSNINNLKINKVQFENDRDKVIFLENIAVQAERYATISGERMLFPVNAFNVSRELPQRYRNRKLPFEIGRGYHDYDEVTVQLPEGFSVEGLPQNIALKTKFGEYKTDYKLEGKDKLLAIRSVTIFRGYYAKEEYEDFRKFQELIARNDNAKISLIKNK; encoded by the coding sequence ATGATGAATTCAAAAACTAAATATACCGTACTGTTGATCCTGTTTTGTTCGCTGTGGGCATTTGCTCAGGAAGCCGTTGTTATTCCTGACAGTCTTCGGGAAAATGCAAATGCCATTGTAAAAACGGATAAAACGCTAATTCAGGTTTTGTCGGTCAGGAATATGCTGATCAGTAAAAAGAAAACGGTCATTGTACTCAATGAACAAGGGCTTTCCAGTATCGAAGGGGATTTGTATTATGATAACTCAACTAAAATAAAAAATGTTGAAGCGATTATTTATGACAAATCCGGAAAAGAGATCAAAAAATTAAAGCGAAAAGATTTTTTTGACCATAGTGTGGCAGATGGTTTTTCTGTTTTTTCAGATAACAGGGCACTTACATTAAACTATGTTGCCACGGAATATCCGTTTACGATTGAGCTGAACAGCGAAACGGAAACGTCCAATACCGGATTTGTAACCACCTGGTATCCGATTACCGGCTATGGACAGAGCCTGATGAAAAGTGAATACAGGATTACCTATCCGTATGACCTGAAGCTTAAGTATAAGGAATACAATCTGGATAAATTTAAAGCCGTAAAAACAGCTAAAGGTACCGAACTTGTTTTTGTACTCGAAAATGTTCCGGCCTTAAAATATGAAGAATATGCACCCGGTTTCACGAAGTTAATACCCTATGTCCGGTTTGGATTTGGCAAATTCTCGTTAGAAGGCACGGATGGTGTGGCAGACAACTGGAAAGACTTCGGATTGTGGATGAATGATAAATTGCTTCAGGATGTACAGGAACTGCCGTTAGAAACGCAGAACACGATAAAAAAACTGGTGGAAAATGAAAAGAGCCCGATAGAAAAGGCGAAAAAAATATACCGGTATGTACAGGATAAAACCAGATACGTCAGTATTCAGGTAGGTATTGGGGGATGGAAACCAATGAAAGCCGCAGATGTAGACAGGTTGGGTTATGGCGACTGTAAAGCGCTGTCTAATTATACAAAATCGTTATTGAATGTGGTTGGAATCCCCTCTTATTATACCGTGATCTATGGCGGAAAAGAAAAGGAAAACCTGCAAAACGATCTTGTTTCAATCCAGGGGAATCATGCTATTTTAACAGTGCCGGACAATGGACAGTATTATTTTCTGGAATGTACCAGCCAGGTGTATCCTTTTGCCTATCAGGGAAAATTTACAGATGACCGCTATGCTTTAATTGTAAAACCGGATGGAGGCGAACTGGTCAAAACGAATGATATTCCGGATAAAGACAATGCGCAGCAATCAAAGGGACGTTATACCATTGATCCGGAAGGAAACTTTAGCGGCGAAATTGCTATTCGATCCGGAGGAACGCAGTATGAGAACAAATACCTGATGGAACGAAAATCCAAAGAAGACCAGGAACGGTTTTATAAACACTATTTTTCCAATATCAATAACCTGAAAATTAATAAAGTTCAGTTTGAAAATGATAGGGACAAGGTAATATTCCTGGAAAATATTGCGGTTCAGGCAGAACGATATGCTACTATTTCCGGGGAGCGAATGCTTTTTCCTGTCAATGCTTTTAATGTAAGCCGGGAATTGCCGCAACGTTACAGAAACAGAAAACTGCCGTTTGAAATCGGTAGGGGATACCATGATTATGACGAAGTAACGGTACAGTTGCCGGAAGGATTTTCTGTGGAAGGATTACCGCAGAATATTGCCTTAAAAACAAAGTTTGGCGAGTATAAAACAGACTATAAACTTGAAGGAAAGGACAAATTGCTTGCGATACGCTCTGTAACAATATTCAGAGGGTATTATGCAAAAGAAGAATATGAAGATTTTAGAAAATTCCAGGAACTCATTGCCAGAAATGACAATGCAAAAATTAGCTTAATTAAAAATAAATAA
- a CDS encoding DUF3857 and transglutaminase domain-containing protein: protein MGKVTVEELKQTEHPKDPKAEAAVLYKKGRTYFEFHPDKGFRTITEVETRIKIYKKEGYDWANFVIDNYVDNNSKENVSFTNACTYNLVDGKIEKTKLKSEGIFVEKTNKYRERNKIVLPNVKELSVIEFKYTQESPFIGAFKDWNFQMAIPVNHSEYVTQIPEYYIYKTQMKGALVPKIEKTSSTGSYRGKVTQKVNGDGGYSNVKSNLDLDYQEANITYTLKDIPAMKDESYINNINNYRTALLHELTSIKYPNQPYKDLSTDWNTLVKRIYEGEFGSELNKRSYFEEDLAAILKGISNPDEKITTIFNFVKSRMTWNEYVGYICEKGVRTAYKEKVGNTAEINLILIAMLREAGIDVNPILLSTRSNGIAFFPNRSSYNYVIAGVQSGDRLLLLDATDKNAGVDIMPFRALNWFGRMVRKDGSSDDVELVPKNLSRNVVNIMATIGADGVLKGMVREQHFDYFAYMYRALYGDLNQEKYLEKLEKKYTGIQIESYKVANAKDMAKPVVEDYNFTHEAIVERIGDKIYVDPMLFFAQTENPFKQEKREYPIDFSFPNQEKYMINLTIPDGYVVESVPAPISMAMEEDMGSFNFNINTSGNKVQLVASVDINWSLVPASHYEILKNFYKTIIEKQTEKIVLKKA, encoded by the coding sequence ATGGGAAAAGTGACGGTTGAAGAATTAAAACAAACGGAACACCCTAAAGATCCCAAAGCAGAAGCGGCTGTTTTGTATAAAAAAGGAAGAACCTATTTTGAGTTTCACCCGGACAAAGGATTTCGAACCATTACGGAGGTGGAAACACGAATTAAAATTTATAAAAAAGAAGGTTACGACTGGGCAAATTTTGTCATTGATAATTATGTAGACAATAATTCCAAGGAGAATGTTTCGTTTACCAATGCCTGTACATATAACTTAGTTGACGGGAAAATTGAAAAAACCAAGCTGAAAAGCGAAGGTATTTTTGTTGAAAAAACCAATAAATACAGAGAGCGCAACAAAATTGTACTTCCTAACGTAAAGGAATTGTCGGTTATTGAGTTTAAATATACCCAGGAATCTCCGTTTATCGGTGCTTTTAAAGATTGGAACTTCCAGATGGCAATTCCGGTGAATCATTCGGAGTATGTAACGCAAATTCCGGAATATTATATCTATAAGACACAAATGAAAGGAGCACTTGTGCCAAAAATAGAAAAGACAAGTTCTACCGGAAGTTATAGAGGAAAGGTAACACAAAAAGTAAATGGCGACGGAGGATACAGTAATGTAAAATCCAATCTGGATCTGGATTATCAGGAAGCGAACATCACCTATACCTTAAAAGATATTCCGGCAATGAAAGATGAAAGCTATATCAATAACATCAATAATTACAGAACGGCATTACTGCATGAACTGACGTCCATTAAATATCCGAACCAGCCATATAAAGATCTTTCTACAGATTGGAATACGCTGGTAAAAAGAATTTATGAAGGAGAGTTTGGAAGCGAGCTGAACAAAAGAAGTTATTTTGAAGAGGATCTGGCGGCAATATTAAAAGGAATCAGTAATCCGGATGAAAAGATTACAACTATTTTTAACTTTGTAAAATCCAGAATGACCTGGAATGAATATGTGGGCTATATCTGCGAAAAAGGAGTGCGTACAGCCTATAAGGAAAAAGTAGGAAACACCGCAGAAATAAACCTGATCCTGATAGCGATGCTAAGAGAAGCGGGAATAGATGTGAATCCTATTTTGTTGAGTACAAGAAGCAACGGAATTGCCTTTTTCCCAAACAGATCTTCTTATAACTATGTTATAGCCGGAGTTCAGTCTGGTGATCGTTTGTTGCTTTTAGATGCGACAGATAAGAATGCAGGTGTCGATATTATGCCTTTCAGAGCGCTGAACTGGTTTGGAAGAATGGTGCGTAAAGACGGAAGTTCAGACGATGTGGAACTGGTTCCTAAAAACCTGTCCAGAAACGTAGTAAATATCATGGCAACCATTGGGGCAGACGGAGTATTGAAAGGAATGGTACGCGAACAGCATTTCGATTATTTTGCCTATATGTACAGAGCGTTGTATGGCGATTTAAATCAGGAAAAATATCTGGAAAAACTGGAGAAGAAATATACCGGAATTCAGATAGAATCCTATAAAGTAGCCAATGCAAAGGATATGGCGAAACCAGTTGTAGAAGATTATAATTTTACGCATGAGGCAATAGTTGAAAGAATTGGCGATAAAATATATGTTGATCCGATGTTGTTTTTTGCCCAGACGGAAAATCCTTTTAAACAGGAAAAAAGAGAATATCCGATTGATTTCTCCTTCCCGAATCAGGAAAAATACATGATTAACCTGACCATACCGGATGGTTATGTGGTAGAATCGGTTCCGGCGCCAATAAGTATGGCAATGGAAGAAGACATGGGAAGCTTTAATTTTAATATTAATACTTCCGGAAATAAAGTACAGCTGGTGGCATCTGTAGATATTAACTGGTCATTGGTTCCGGCAAGTCACTATGAAATACTTAAAAATTTCTATAAGACAATTATTGAAAAACAAACAGAAAAAATAGTTCTTAAAAAAGCATAA
- a CDS encoding nucleotide pyrophosphohydrolase, which translates to MDIKNAQQDVDNWIKNHGVRYFNELTNMAQLTEEVGEVARIIARRYGEQSEKESDKNKDLGEELADVVFVVLCLANQTGVDLQAAFDKKLDLKTKRDHDRHHNNEKLK; encoded by the coding sequence ATGGATATAAAAAACGCACAACAGGACGTTGATAACTGGATTAAAAACCACGGGGTTCGTTACTTTAACGAACTGACGAACATGGCGCAGCTTACAGAAGAAGTTGGAGAAGTAGCCCGAATCATTGCCCGCCGTTATGGGGAGCAATCGGAAAAAGAAAGTGATAAAAATAAAGATCTGGGTGAAGAACTGGCAGATGTTGTTTTTGTGGTTTTATGTCTGGCGAATCAAACGGGAGTCGATTTACAGGCGGCGTTTGATAAAAAACTGGACTTAAAAACAAAGCGGGATCACGATCGTCATCACAACAATGAAAAATTAAAATAG
- a CDS encoding 3-phosphoshikimate 1-carboxyvinyltransferase: MKIKLLPSEINSSSAIAITGSKSETNRLLLLQALYPELILKNTSNSDDSQVMTKALKSEETVVDIHHAGTAMRFLTSYFAVQQGREVVLTGSSRMQERPISILVDALRQLGADITYEKTEGYPPIRIKGTKIEKRQVSLKADVSSQYISALLLVAPGLENGLELTLEGTLTSIPYIKMTLALLAEIGIATTFEGNTITVAHQAKTITAQEVTVESDWSSASYFYSIAAMAKPGTTIALTSYKENSFQGDSDLVALYRHFGVESAFENNTLMLKKTAVKIEDALSFNLQNTPDIAQTIAVTCFGLGISCHLSGLHTLKIKETDRLLALQNELTKLGAVITVTNDSLTLGAAAVINPDVRIATYQDHRMAMAFAPLALRVPLVIEEAGVVSKSYPDFWEDLKKIGFKIQEINE; this comes from the coding sequence ATGAAAATAAAACTCCTGCCTTCCGAAATAAACAGTTCGTCTGCAATTGCCATAACCGGCTCTAAAAGTGAAACCAACAGGCTGTTATTGCTGCAGGCCTTGTATCCGGAACTGATTTTAAAAAATACATCCAATTCCGATGACAGTCAGGTCATGACCAAAGCATTGAAGTCGGAAGAAACGGTTGTGGACATCCATCATGCCGGAACAGCGATGCGTTTTCTGACTTCCTATTTTGCAGTTCAGCAGGGCAGAGAAGTGGTATTAACGGGTTCTTCCCGAATGCAGGAACGCCCGATCAGTATTTTAGTGGATGCGCTGCGACAATTGGGTGCCGATATCACATACGAAAAAACGGAAGGGTATCCGCCCATCCGTATAAAAGGAACAAAAATTGAGAAACGGCAGGTAAGCCTGAAAGCGGATGTCAGCAGCCAGTATATTTCGGCATTGCTCTTAGTGGCACCCGGTCTGGAAAACGGACTGGAGCTCACGCTGGAAGGAACACTCACGTCTATTCCATATATTAAAATGACACTGGCATTGTTAGCCGAAATCGGGATAGCCACAACATTTGAAGGCAATACAATCACGGTTGCCCATCAGGCAAAAACAATCACAGCACAGGAAGTAACGGTGGAAAGCGACTGGAGTTCGGCATCTTATTTTTATTCGATTGCCGCCATGGCAAAACCCGGAACAACGATTGCACTGACCAGCTATAAAGAAAACAGCTTTCAGGGCGATAGCGACCTGGTGGCACTATACCGTCATTTTGGAGTCGAATCCGCTTTTGAGAACAATACGCTTATGCTGAAAAAAACAGCTGTAAAGATCGAAGACGCACTATCGTTTAACCTGCAGAACACGCCGGATATCGCCCAGACGATTGCCGTGACTTGTTTTGGTTTGGGAATAAGCTGCCACCTTAGCGGTTTGCACACTTTAAAAATTAAAGAAACGGATCGTTTGCTGGCATTGCAAAATGAGCTGACAAAATTAGGCGCTGTAATTACAGTCACTAATGACAGTCTTACGCTGGGAGCCGCTGCGGTTATAAACCCCGACGTCCGTATTGCAACCTATCAGGATCACCGCATGGCGATGGCTTTTGCACCCTTGGCATTACGGGTTCCGTTAGTTATAGAGGAAGCCGGAGTAGTCTCAAAGTCATATCCGGATTTTTGGGAAGATCTTAAGAAAATCGGCTTTAAAATACAGGAAATAAATGAGTAA
- the queA gene encoding tRNA preQ1(34) S-adenosylmethionine ribosyltransferase-isomerase QueA: MKLSHFNFNLPAELLAEFPAENRDEARLMVVNRKTQTIEHKLFKDILDYFDEGDVMVLNNTKVFPARLYGNKEKTGARIEVFLLRELNAEQRLWDVLVDPARKIRIGNKLYFGDDDSLVAEVIDNTTSRGRTLRFLYDGSYEEFRAKLLELGETPIPKYINRDVTPEDAERYQTIYAKEEGAVAAPTAGLHFSKHLMKRLEIKGVNFAEITLHVGLGTFNPVEVEDLSKHKMDSEELRITEEACEIVNTAKANKKRVCAIGTTTMRAMESSVSSAKTLNPYEGWTNKFIFPPYDFSVADCMVTNFHTPKSTLLMMISAFCGHDLMRKAYDEAIKEGYKFYSYGDAMLIL; the protein is encoded by the coding sequence ATGAAGTTATCTCATTTCAATTTCAATTTGCCAGCGGAATTGTTGGCGGAATTTCCTGCTGAAAACAGAGACGAAGCTCGTTTGATGGTTGTGAACAGAAAAACACAAACTATCGAGCACAAGCTTTTTAAAGACATTCTGGATTATTTTGATGAAGGAGATGTAATGGTGTTGAATAATACTAAAGTTTTTCCGGCTCGTCTTTATGGTAACAAAGAAAAAACGGGAGCAAGAATTGAAGTTTTTTTATTGAGAGAATTAAATGCCGAGCAGCGTTTATGGGATGTATTGGTTGATCCTGCCCGTAAAATCCGTATTGGTAATAAATTATATTTCGGTGATGATGATTCCTTAGTAGCGGAAGTTATTGATAACACAACCTCAAGAGGAAGAACACTACGTTTCTTATATGACGGTTCTTACGAAGAATTCAGAGCAAAATTACTGGAACTGGGAGAAACTCCGATACCAAAATACATCAACCGTGATGTAACGCCGGAAGATGCAGAAAGATACCAGACTATTTATGCTAAAGAAGAAGGTGCTGTAGCTGCTCCAACCGCAGGATTGCACTTCTCAAAACACTTAATGAAACGTTTGGAAATTAAAGGTGTTAATTTTGCCGAAATAACATTACACGTAGGTTTGGGAACATTCAACCCGGTTGAGGTAGAAGATTTATCCAAACACAAAATGGATTCGGAAGAATTGAGAATTACCGAAGAAGCTTGTGAAATAGTGAATACGGCAAAAGCCAACAAAAAAAGAGTTTGCGCTATCGGAACAACAACCATGCGTGCAATGGAAAGTTCTGTGTCTTCTGCTAAAACATTAAATCCGTATGAAGGATGGACGAATAAATTTATTTTCCCTCCTTACGATTTCAGTGTAGCCGATTGTATGGTAACCAATTTCCATACTCCGAAATCGACTTTATTAATGATGATTTCAGCATTCTGCGGACATGATTTAATGCGTAAAGCGTATGATGAAGCAATCAAAGAAGGCTATAAATTCTACTCTTACGGTGATGCTATGTTAATCTTGTAA
- a CDS encoding SIMPL domain-containing protein — MKNNLNAAIIAVAVVISAFLFSSAFKNRNQSNDTISVTGLGKKDFVSDLIVWSSSFSKKNMNLKEAYASLDKDREIIKSYLISKGVPESNIVFSAVNINKDFENTYDNDGNTRQQIFTGFSLSQNVQIESKEVDKVEGISREVTELINSGVELYSNPPEYYYTQLAALKLEMIAEATKDANSRAEKIAENADAKLGKLKRSDMGVFQIIAQNSSEEYSWGGSFNTASKKKTANITMKLVYQVN, encoded by the coding sequence ATGAAAAACAATCTTAATGCAGCCATTATAGCGGTTGCAGTGGTTATCTCGGCGTTCCTGTTTTCCAGTGCTTTTAAGAACAGAAACCAAAGCAATGACACTATTAGTGTAACCGGATTAGGTAAAAAAGATTTTGTTTCCGATCTGATCGTATGGAGCAGTTCCTTTTCTAAAAAGAATATGAATTTAAAAGAAGCTTATGCCTCGCTGGATAAAGATCGGGAGATCATCAAATCCTATCTGATTTCCAAAGGGGTTCCGGAGAGCAATATTGTTTTTTCTGCCGTAAATATTAATAAGGATTTTGAAAACACTTATGACAACGACGGCAACACCCGTCAGCAAATCTTTACCGGTTTTTCGCTTTCCCAGAATGTTCAGATAGAAAGTAAAGAGGTTGATAAAGTAGAAGGCATTTCGCGTGAAGTGACCGAGCTGATCAATTCGGGTGTGGAACTTTATTCCAATCCGCCGGAATATTATTACACCCAACTTGCCGCACTTAAATTGGAAATGATTGCAGAAGCAACTAAAGACGCCAATTCCCGTGCCGAAAAGATTGCCGAAAATGCCGATGCTAAATTGGGTAAATTGAAGCGATCGGATATGGGGGTTTTCCAGATCATCGCCCAGAACTCATCTGAGGAATACTCCTGGGGCGGTTCGTTTAATACGGCTTCCAAAAAGAAAACTGCCAATATTACCATGAAACTGGTATATCAGGTAAATTAA